A region from the Bradyrhizobium erythrophlei genome encodes:
- the soxX gene encoding sulfur oxidation c-type cytochrome SoxX: protein MIAALALTIGVLASAGPALAQSAASDGQKLAFDRGKGNCLTCHVIKGGDLPGTIGPELKNIKSKYPDRNDLVAIVTDETKRNPQTVMPPFGRNRMLTEQEINAVVDFLQTL, encoded by the coding sequence CTGATTGCCGCGCTGGCGCTGACGATCGGCGTGCTGGCCTCGGCAGGCCCCGCGCTGGCGCAGTCCGCGGCTTCCGACGGCCAGAAACTCGCCTTCGATCGCGGCAAGGGCAATTGCCTGACCTGCCACGTCATCAAGGGTGGCGACCTTCCCGGCACCATCGGGCCGGAACTGAAGAATATCAAAAGCAAATATCCGGATCGCAACGACCTCGTCGCGATCGTCACCGATGAAACCAAGCGCAACCCGCAGACCGTGATGCCTCCGTTCGGACGAAACCGGATGTTGACCGAACAGGAGATCAACGCGGTGGTGGATTTCCTGCAGACGCTCTGA
- a CDS encoding c-type cytochrome, with amino-acid sequence MCSSRKLSLLLGAGVIAAFGSFAGAAEPGHFGYGKTATPAQIAGWDIDARGDDGTGLPPGKGGVERGTEVFADQCAACHGTFGEGEGRFPKLVGGAGTLKNDRPELTVGSYWPFAPTLFDYINRAMPMPAPHTLSADDVYALTAYILNLNDLVSNDFVADRDSLPKVKMPNRDNFIWTDPRPDTISRPCMNACVDPAGVKISSTAEGDGLTPRTTGPLDTMQPK; translated from the coding sequence ATGTGCAGCTCGCGTAAACTTTCCCTGCTGCTCGGCGCTGGCGTGATCGCTGCTTTCGGCAGCTTCGCAGGCGCGGCGGAGCCCGGGCATTTCGGCTACGGCAAGACCGCCACGCCCGCGCAGATCGCCGGCTGGGATATCGACGCGCGCGGCGACGATGGCACTGGCCTGCCGCCCGGAAAAGGCGGGGTTGAGCGGGGCACCGAGGTATTTGCCGACCAATGCGCCGCCTGTCATGGAACTTTCGGCGAGGGCGAAGGCCGCTTTCCCAAACTCGTGGGCGGCGCCGGGACGCTCAAAAACGACCGTCCGGAGCTCACGGTCGGCAGCTATTGGCCGTTTGCGCCGACATTGTTCGATTACATTAACCGCGCCATGCCGATGCCCGCCCCGCACACATTGTCTGCGGATGACGTTTATGCTTTGACAGCCTATATTCTGAACCTCAACGACCTCGTTTCCAATGACTTCGTTGCCGACCGCGACAGTTTGCCGAAAGTCAAAATGCCCAACCGCGACAATTTCATCTGGACCGACCCAAGACCTGATACAATTTCCAGGCCGTGCATGAACGCATGTGTCGACCCCGCCGGCGTCAAGATCAGCTCGACGGCCGAAGGCGACGGCCTGACGCCACGCACGACCGGGCCGCTCGACACCATGCAACCGAAATAG
- the soxC gene encoding sulfite dehydrogenase: MTVLPSAAGTAPRLGRRSVLGLGAALTGGLALGVRSGNAEPAPASPPADPPWSQSLGPGVVDRPYGRPADFEAGVIRRNVPWLTAGTESSVSFSPLQDLHGIITPNGLFFERHHAGRPDVDPDQHRLMIHGLVDRPLILTMKDIVRFPQVTRIHFIECPANGGMEWRAAQVNSLQFNHGMISCAEWTGVRLSTLLEEVGIKKEAKWVLVEGADGAHMNRSLPLDKCLDDCLVVYAQNGEALRPEQGYPLRLVVPGWEGNVNIKWLRRIKLGDKPWFSREETSKYTDLMPDGTSRGFTWLIDAKSVITFPCPEKPLAGPGLYEIRGLAWTGNGKVKRVDISTDGGVNWQSARLHEPVLSKALTKFTFAWQWDGQPALLESRVIDETGYVQPTIAALRKQRGSNSVYHNNSIQTWQVKPDGSVFDVQLA; the protein is encoded by the coding sequence ATGACCGTTCTACCAAGCGCTGCCGGCACCGCGCCGCGGCTTGGCCGGCGTTCGGTTCTGGGCTTGGGCGCCGCGCTGACCGGCGGCCTCGCGCTGGGCGTAAGATCAGGCAACGCCGAACCCGCGCCGGCGTCTCCCCCGGCGGATCCGCCATGGTCGCAATCGCTCGGCCCCGGCGTGGTGGACCGGCCCTATGGCCGGCCCGCCGACTTCGAGGCCGGCGTGATCCGGCGCAACGTGCCGTGGCTCACCGCCGGCACCGAATCGTCCGTCAGCTTTTCGCCGCTGCAGGATCTGCACGGCATCATCACCCCGAACGGCCTGTTCTTCGAGCGCCATCACGCCGGACGGCCGGACGTCGATCCGGATCAGCACCGGCTGATGATCCACGGCCTGGTCGATCGTCCGCTGATCCTCACCATGAAGGACATCGTACGTTTTCCGCAGGTGACGCGGATCCACTTCATCGAATGCCCGGCCAATGGCGGCATGGAATGGCGCGCCGCGCAGGTCAATTCGCTGCAGTTCAATCACGGCATGATCTCCTGCGCCGAATGGACCGGCGTTCGGCTGTCGACGCTGCTGGAAGAGGTCGGAATCAAGAAAGAGGCAAAATGGGTGCTGGTCGAGGGCGCCGACGGCGCGCATATGAACCGCAGCCTGCCGCTCGACAAATGCCTGGACGACTGCCTCGTGGTCTACGCGCAGAACGGCGAGGCGCTGCGACCGGAGCAAGGCTATCCGCTGCGACTGGTGGTGCCGGGCTGGGAAGGCAACGTCAACATCAAATGGCTGCGGCGCATCAAACTCGGCGACAAGCCCTGGTTCTCCCGCGAAGAGACCTCGAAATACACCGATCTGATGCCGGACGGCACCTCGCGTGGCTTCACCTGGCTGATCGACGCCAAATCCGTCATCACCTTCCCCTGCCCGGAAAAGCCGCTGGCCGGTCCGGGTCTTTATGAAATCAGGGGACTGGCGTGGACCGGCAACGGCAAGGTCAAGCGGGTCGACATCTCCACTGACGGCGGCGTCAACTGGCAGAGCGCGCGGCTGCATGAGCCGGTGCTGTCAAAAGCGCTGACGAAATTCACGTTTGCGTGGCAGTGGGATGGCCAGCCGGCGCTGCTGGAATCGCGGGTGATCGATGAAACCGGCTACGTTCAACCGACGATCGCGGCGCTGCGCAAGCAACGCGGCTCGAATTCGGTCTATCACAATAATTCGATCCAGACCTGGCAGGTCAAGCCGGACGGGAGCGTATTCGATGTGCAGCTCGCGTAA
- a CDS encoding ArsR/SmtB family transcription factor, which yields MAAETGADDAAALKKLAKQAGEAAQLLKLLGNEKRLLVLCFLAARGEMTVGELVGVAKLSQSALSQHLARLRADGLVTFRRTSQTLHYRIADKRALRIIQVLKEIYCGTIK from the coding sequence ATGGCCGCCGAAACCGGCGCCGACGACGCGGCGGCATTGAAGAAACTGGCAAAACAGGCCGGCGAAGCCGCGCAGTTGCTGAAGCTGCTCGGCAACGAGAAGCGTCTGCTGGTACTTTGCTTTCTTGCCGCGCGCGGTGAGATGACGGTGGGCGAACTCGTCGGCGTGGCAAAACTCAGCCAGTCCGCGCTGTCGCAGCATCTGGCGCGCCTGCGCGCCGACGGGCTGGTGACGTTCCGCCGGACCTCGCAAACCCTGCACTACCGCATCGCCGACAAGCGGGCGCTCCGCATCATCCAGGTGCTCAAGGAAATCTACTGCGGAACCATCAAGTGA
- a CDS encoding MBL fold metallo-hydrolase, whose amino-acid sequence MKRLLVAALLAVCAGFAADAQTVSPYPPLTIPLKIDQVPGKPVWYSTGNPGIPGKDNEGNTSNAGFVVTSDGVVVFDALGTPSLGWALLQEIRKVTDRKLRYVVLSHYHADHIYGLQAFRDHSDATIVAQERSGEYRDNEETADEKANQRLEQRRGALFPWVDANTRVIPPDVTISERMTIALGDRRLTLLYAGPAHSSSDIMMMVEPDGVLFAGDIVQNARIPFMNSDDVSTTQWLRALDEVAKLDPKFIIPGHGRTSTEARQAIAFTRDYIQYLRNKMTAAVQNWTDFDVAYEHADWSKYRDMPAFASNNRGNAYRIYLELEQSQFKADKP is encoded by the coding sequence GTGAAGCGACTTCTTGTCGCAGCCCTGCTCGCCGTATGCGCAGGCTTTGCGGCTGACGCGCAGACCGTTTCGCCTTATCCGCCCCTGACGATTCCGCTGAAGATCGATCAGGTTCCGGGCAAGCCGGTCTGGTACTCGACCGGGAATCCCGGCATTCCCGGCAAGGACAATGAAGGCAATACCTCCAACGCTGGATTTGTCGTCACCTCCGACGGGGTCGTGGTGTTCGATGCGCTGGGCACGCCGAGCCTCGGCTGGGCGCTGCTGCAGGAAATCCGCAAAGTCACCGACAGGAAACTCCGATACGTGGTCCTGAGCCATTATCACGCCGATCACATCTACGGGCTGCAGGCGTTCAGGGATCACAGCGACGCCACCATCGTGGCGCAGGAACGCTCGGGCGAATACCGGGACAATGAAGAGACCGCCGACGAGAAGGCGAACCAGCGCCTCGAACAGCGGCGCGGTGCATTGTTTCCGTGGGTCGATGCCAATACCCGCGTGATCCCGCCGGACGTCACTATCAGCGAGCGCATGACGATTGCGCTCGGCGACCGGCGGCTGACGCTGCTCTATGCGGGGCCTGCGCATTCCTCCAGCGACATCATGATGATGGTCGAGCCGGACGGCGTGCTGTTCGCCGGCGATATCGTGCAGAACGCTCGCATCCCCTTCATGAACAGCGATGATGTCTCCACCACGCAATGGCTCCGCGCGCTCGACGAGGTGGCAAAGCTCGACCCGAAATTCATCATTCCCGGCCATGGCCGGACGTCGACGGAAGCCAGGCAGGCGATCGCCTTCACCCGCGACTACATCCAGTATCTGCGGAACAAGATGACCGCGGCGGTGCAGAACTGGACCGATTTCGATGTCGCCTATGAACATGCCGACTGGTCGAAATACCGGGATATGCCGGCGTTTGCGAGCAACAACCGCGGCAATGCCTACCGGATTTATCTGGAACTCGAGCAATCCCAGTTCAAAGCTGATAAACCCTGA
- a CDS encoding DUF938 domain-containing protein: MADYVVEFGKDGRRVEPDGRLDAPAFHRNHQAIRAVLLRFLADKSGDVVEAGSGTGQHVVDFARQMPGMTWWPSDYNEQHLKSIAAWRAYAELPNIRPPLRIDLSDPAWCPEMHDGSGPKNLEAVFCANVIHIAPWRVAQGLFAGAGRYLPADGRLFLYGPFKRDGKHTAISNAVFDTSLREGNPEWGVRDVEALEKLAAGAGLALVEIAEMPANNLILVFERKPAD, translated from the coding sequence ATGGCTGACTATGTCGTGGAATTCGGCAAGGACGGCCGGCGGGTCGAACCCGACGGCCGTCTCGACGCGCCGGCCTTTCACCGCAACCATCAGGCGATCCGCGCGGTTTTATTGCGGTTCCTCGCCGATAAATCGGGCGACGTGGTCGAGGCCGGCAGCGGCACCGGCCAGCATGTGGTCGATTTCGCCCGTCAGATGCCCGGCATGACCTGGTGGCCGAGCGATTACAACGAACAGCATCTCAAGAGCATCGCGGCGTGGCGCGCGTATGCGGAACTGCCGAACATCCGCCCGCCGCTGCGGATCGACCTGTCCGATCCGGCGTGGTGCCCCGAGATGCATGACGGCAGCGGACCGAAAAACCTTGAGGCGGTGTTCTGCGCCAATGTGATTCACATCGCGCCGTGGCGGGTCGCGCAAGGCCTGTTCGCCGGCGCCGGGCGCTATCTGCCCGCGGACGGGCGGCTGTTCCTGTATGGGCCGTTCAAGCGCGACGGCAAGCACACCGCCATCAGCAATGCGGTGTTCGACACCAGTCTGCGCGAGGGCAACCCCGAATGGGGCGTGCGCGATGTCGAGGCGCTGGAGAAGCTGGCTGCTGGCGCCGGCCTCGCGCTTGTCGAAATCGCCGAGATGCCCGCCAACAATCTGATTCTGGTGTTCGAGCGCAAGCCTGCCGACTGA
- a CDS encoding prolyl oligopeptidase family serine peptidase — translation MPIDDRPTTAAPDDDPYLWLEEIEGDRALDFVEQQNRLTLQKFGGAGFITDRDTLAAIYDRPDNIPYVTRRGGFLYNIWKDAKNPRGLWRRTTLEEFRRPNPEWEILLDVDKLALEEGQDWILSWVQTLPGGADPRGILALSRGGSDAVTLREFDIETKTFVAGGFALPEAKSGANWIDADTLLLSSAFGEGLATTSGYARTVRLWRRGMDANMAPVVFETAANNMAVYSDIDRTGAVPRVWFVERLDFFNHHIWLGDETGAQTKLDLPSDIWLEAHRDWLAVKLRTEWTIGGRSFAPDLVLGISLSAFIKGDRNFSIVFEPGPRRALQGFFWSAGRLVLSVLDELRPLFEVLTPSTSGWARTTLPGLPEIGVVDVWRLDTYESESNGDLLANIQDPLTPSSLMLIEGFESPTLLKQAPRTFASDGLVITQHEAISIDGERIPYVQTGPAAETGYAPVYMNAYGGFGLAVRPYYNSALGKLWLERGGTCVQANIRGGGEYGTRWHDAGRFAGKRLAHDDFAAVAADLVWRGVTRPDRIAAEGGSNGGILISNMLTRYPERFGALFCTIPLIDMRRYTKLLAGASWIAEYGDPDKPEEWAWLQTYSAYHTARPGQKYPPILIATTRRDDRVHPGHARKMAAKLQAMGYEAYFYEPAAGGHGYGKDNKERAAFTALGYTFLRNKIGWPDRAA, via the coding sequence ATGCCGATCGACGACAGGCCTACGACTGCCGCCCCCGATGACGATCCGTATCTGTGGCTGGAGGAAATAGAGGGCGACCGCGCGCTTGATTTTGTCGAGCAGCAAAACAGGCTGACGCTGCAAAAATTCGGCGGCGCCGGATTCATTACCGATCGCGACACGCTGGCGGCGATCTATGACCGGCCGGACAACATCCCTTACGTCACGCGGCGCGGCGGCTTCCTCTACAACATCTGGAAGGACGCGAAAAATCCGCGTGGCCTCTGGCGACGAACGACCCTTGAGGAATTTCGGCGGCCGAACCCGGAATGGGAGATCCTGCTGGATGTGGACAAGCTCGCCCTTGAAGAGGGCCAGGACTGGATTTTGAGCTGGGTCCAGACGCTGCCGGGAGGAGCCGATCCGCGCGGGATCCTGGCTCTTTCGCGCGGCGGCAGCGACGCCGTCACGTTACGCGAGTTCGACATCGAGACCAAGACGTTCGTCGCCGGTGGTTTCGCATTGCCGGAAGCCAAAAGCGGCGCCAACTGGATCGATGCCGACACGCTGTTGCTTTCAAGCGCATTTGGCGAGGGATTGGCGACGACGTCCGGTTACGCCAGAACCGTGCGTCTGTGGCGGCGCGGCATGGACGCGAATATGGCGCCGGTGGTTTTCGAGACGGCCGCCAACAACATGGCGGTATACTCGGACATCGACAGGACCGGCGCAGTTCCAAGAGTATGGTTCGTCGAGCGGCTCGACTTCTTCAATCATCACATCTGGCTTGGCGACGAAACCGGGGCCCAAACAAAACTCGATCTTCCGTCCGACATCTGGCTGGAGGCCCATCGCGACTGGCTCGCCGTCAAATTAAGAACGGAGTGGACAATCGGCGGCCGGAGCTTCGCGCCCGACCTCGTCCTCGGCATTTCGCTTTCGGCCTTTATCAAGGGTGATCGCAATTTCAGTATTGTTTTCGAACCGGGACCGCGGCGCGCGCTGCAGGGTTTCTTCTGGAGTGCCGGCAGATTGGTATTGTCGGTTCTTGACGAATTGCGGCCGCTATTCGAGGTCCTGACACCATCAACAAGTGGCTGGGCCCGCACCACGCTGCCCGGACTGCCCGAGATCGGCGTCGTCGACGTCTGGCGGCTCGACACCTACGAATCCGAAAGCAATGGCGACCTGCTTGCCAACATCCAGGATCCGCTGACGCCGTCCTCATTGATGCTGATCGAGGGCTTCGAAAGCCCAACGCTGCTGAAACAGGCACCGCGGACGTTCGCCTCGGACGGCCTCGTGATCACCCAGCACGAGGCCATTTCGATCGACGGCGAACGCATTCCGTATGTGCAAACCGGACCTGCTGCGGAAACCGGGTATGCGCCAGTCTATATGAACGCTTACGGCGGCTTCGGTCTTGCGGTGCGCCCTTACTATAATTCAGCGCTCGGCAAGCTGTGGCTGGAGCGCGGTGGCACCTGCGTCCAGGCCAATATCCGAGGCGGCGGCGAGTACGGCACGCGCTGGCATGACGCCGGCCGCTTTGCCGGGAAGCGGCTTGCGCATGACGATTTTGCCGCGGTCGCCGCCGACCTCGTGTGGCGTGGCGTGACGCGGCCGGACCGGATCGCCGCGGAGGGCGGATCGAACGGCGGCATCCTGATCTCCAACATGCTGACGCGCTATCCCGAACGCTTCGGCGCGCTGTTCTGCACGATTCCGCTGATCGACATGCGCCGCTATACGAAGCTTCTCGCAGGCGCAAGCTGGATCGCCGAATACGGCGATCCAGACAAACCGGAAGAGTGGGCCTGGCTGCAAACCTATTCTGCCTACCACACCGCAAGACCCGGTCAGAAATATCCGCCGATCCTGATCGCCACCACACGGCGGGACGACCGCGTCCATCCCGGCCACGCCCGCAAGATGGCAGCCAAGCTGCAGGCGATGGGATATGAAGCCTATTTTTACGAGCCCGCGGCCGGCGGTCACGGCTATGGCAAGGACAACAAGGAGCGGGCCGCTTTCACCGCGCTCGGCTATACGTTCCTGAGGAACAAGATTGGCTGGCCGGACCGGGCAGCGTAA
- a CDS encoding MFS transporter, which yields MIDVTAADEMSDDARARSNVLRLAAAQALTGANSAVIFATGSIVGATLAPDISLATVPLSMYVLGLAAGTLPTGAISRAYGRRTAFIIGTGCGVATGLLGAFAILHASFALFCCATFLGGLYGSVSQSYRFAAADGASAAFRPKAVSWVMAGGVFAGVLGPQLVQWTMDIWPPYLFAFSFVVQAGVALVAMAVLWGVDAPKPAPSDLHGGRPLFEIVRQPRFIAAAICGVVSYPMMNLVMTSAPLAMKICGLSVSDSNFGIQWHIVAMYGPSFFTGSLIARFGAPKVVATGLLLEAAAATIGLSDITALHFWATLIVLGMGWNLGFVGASALVLETHRPQERNKVQAFNDFLVFGMMAIGSFSSGQLLANFGWSAVNMVVYPPVLLGLTVLAFASFARRRRVRLQTLSEFPDPSI from the coding sequence ATGATCGACGTCACCGCAGCCGACGAGATGTCCGACGATGCCCGCGCCCGCTCCAACGTGCTGCGGCTGGCGGCGGCGCAGGCGCTGACCGGCGCCAACTCGGCCGTGATCTTTGCCACCGGCTCGATCGTCGGCGCGACGCTGGCGCCGGATATCTCGCTCGCGACCGTGCCGCTCTCGATGTACGTGCTGGGGCTAGCCGCCGGCACCTTGCCGACCGGCGCCATCTCGCGCGCCTATGGCCGTCGCACCGCGTTCATCATCGGCACCGGCTGCGGCGTAGCGACCGGCCTGCTCGGGGCGTTCGCCATTCTTCACGCATCATTTGCGCTGTTCTGCTGTGCGACCTTTCTCGGCGGACTCTATGGCTCGGTGTCGCAGTCCTATCGCTTCGCTGCCGCCGATGGCGCCAGCGCCGCGTTCCGTCCCAAGGCGGTGTCGTGGGTGATGGCCGGCGGCGTGTTCGCCGGCGTGCTCGGACCGCAGCTCGTGCAGTGGACCATGGACATCTGGCCACCATATCTGTTCGCCTTCTCCTTCGTCGTGCAGGCGGGGGTCGCGCTGGTGGCGATGGCGGTGCTCTGGGGCGTCGATGCGCCGAAGCCAGCGCCGTCGGATCTTCACGGCGGCCGGCCGCTGTTCGAGATCGTGCGGCAGCCGCGCTTCATCGCGGCCGCGATCTGTGGCGTCGTTTCCTATCCAATGATGAATCTGGTGATGACGTCGGCGCCGCTGGCGATGAAGATCTGCGGGCTTTCCGTCAGCGATTCCAATTTCGGCATCCAGTGGCATATCGTGGCGATGTACGGGCCGAGTTTTTTCACAGGCTCGCTGATCGCGCGGTTCGGCGCGCCGAAGGTGGTCGCGACCGGCCTGTTGCTCGAGGCGGCCGCCGCGACCATTGGCCTTTCCGACATCACCGCGCTGCATTTCTGGGCTACCCTGATCGTGCTCGGGATGGGCTGGAACCTCGGCTTCGTCGGTGCTTCCGCGCTGGTGCTGGAGACGCACCGGCCGCAGGAGCGCAACAAGGTCCAGGCTTTCAACGATTTCCTGGTGTTCGGCATGATGGCGATCGGCTCGTTCTCCTCCGGGCAGCTGCTGGCGAATTTCGGCTGGTCGGCGGTCAACATGGTGGTGTATCCGCCGGTGCTGCTGGGGCTGACGGTGCTGGCCTTTGCGTCTTTCGCCCGGCGGCGCCGGGTGAGGTTGCAGACGCTGTCCGAATTTCCCGATCCGAGCATCTGA
- a CDS encoding nuclear transport factor 2 family protein encodes MPTRERLNEFIAVVESGDHAGAIERYYTEDSSMQENAAAPRLGRDVLVAHERAVLARMSQVYSKAMSSVVEGDRVTIHWNFELTDKTGQVRRFDEVALQEWRGDRIFRERFFYDPSTVKA; translated from the coding sequence ATGCCGACGCGCGAACGCCTGAATGAATTTATCGCGGTCGTTGAGTCCGGCGATCACGCCGGCGCCATCGAGCGCTATTACACCGAGGATTCCAGCATGCAGGAAAACGCCGCAGCCCCACGCCTCGGCCGCGACGTGCTGGTCGCCCATGAGCGGGCCGTGCTGGCGCGCATGTCGCAGGTCTATTCCAAGGCGATGTCCTCGGTTGTCGAGGGCGACCGCGTCACCATCCACTGGAACTTCGAATTGACCGACAAAACCGGACAAGTGCGCCGGTTCGACGAGGTGGCACTGCAGGAGTGGCGCGGCGACAGGATCTTTCGCGAGCGGTTTTTCTACGATCCGTCGACGGTGAAGGCCTGA
- a CDS encoding MFS transporter, which translates to MTAQRPERRTLDASNHAAIDETSARYDGWRIVAVCFLVATFGWGLGFYGQSVYLAELHRLHGWPASLISSGTTFFYLFGAVLVAFVSEAMRALGPRNCLLAGICAMAAAAVMMGQVDSPWQLYLANGLLAFGWAGTSLGVITNTLGLWFDRKRGMAISLALNGASFGGIVGVPLLVIAIGHFGFPGAMIAAATAMLVSLIPVILIFVGRPPQLASLAAGSPAAEAPSAARIRAQALRDLGFLTVSIAFALVLFAQVGFIVHLISFLDPLIGRNSAATAVALLTAMAVVGRVLFSTVIDRLNQRLASAISFASQALALVIIINSRNDVVLIAACALFGFSVGNLITLPSLIVQREFDPRSFGVLISLITAINQVTYAFGPGVIGLLRDASGSYALPFYGCIGLQLMAAVLIMVRGPKGV; encoded by the coding sequence ATGACGGCGCAAAGACCAGAGAGACGAACCTTGGACGCGTCCAATCATGCCGCGATCGACGAAACCTCTGCCCGTTACGACGGCTGGCGGATCGTCGCGGTGTGCTTTTTGGTGGCGACCTTCGGCTGGGGGCTCGGATTCTACGGCCAGAGCGTCTATCTCGCCGAGCTGCATCGCCTGCACGGTTGGCCGGCCTCGCTGATCTCCTCGGGCACGACGTTCTTCTACCTGTTCGGCGCAGTGCTGGTCGCCTTTGTCAGCGAGGCAATGCGGGCGCTCGGCCCGCGCAACTGCCTGCTGGCCGGTATCTGTGCGATGGCGGCGGCCGCCGTGATGATGGGGCAGGTGGATTCGCCCTGGCAGCTTTATCTTGCAAACGGGCTGTTGGCATTCGGCTGGGCCGGCACCAGCCTTGGCGTCATCACCAATACGCTCGGTCTCTGGTTCGACAGGAAGCGCGGCATGGCGATCAGCCTCGCGCTCAACGGCGCCAGTTTTGGCGGCATCGTCGGCGTGCCGCTGCTGGTGATCGCAATCGGGCATTTCGGGTTTCCCGGCGCCATGATCGCGGCGGCGACTGCGATGCTGGTATCGCTGATTCCGGTGATCCTGATCTTTGTCGGGCGGCCGCCCCAGCTTGCGAGCCTCGCCGCGGGATCGCCGGCCGCCGAGGCGCCTTCCGCCGCGCGCATCCGCGCACAGGCGTTGCGCGACCTCGGATTCCTGACGGTGTCGATCGCGTTCGCGCTGGTGCTGTTCGCGCAGGTCGGCTTCATCGTCCATCTGATTTCGTTTCTCGATCCGCTGATCGGCCGAAACAGCGCCGCGACCGCGGTGGCGCTGTTGACGGCGATGGCGGTGGTCGGGCGGGTGCTGTTCTCGACCGTGATCGACCGGCTCAACCAGCGGCTGGCCTCGGCGATCTCGTTTGCAAGCCAGGCGCTGGCGCTCGTCATCATCATCAACTCGCGCAACGACGTCGTGCTGATCGCGGCGTGCGCGCTGTTCGGATTTTCGGTTGGCAATCTGATCACGCTTCCGTCGCTGATCGTGCAGCGCGAGTTCGATCCGCGTTCGTTCGGCGTGCTGATCAGCCTGATCACGGCGATCAACCAGGTCACCTATGCGTTCGGCCCGGGTGTCATCGGGCTATTGCGCGATGCGTCGGGAAGTTATGCGCTGCCGTTCTACGGCTGCATCGGGCTGCAACTGATGGCGGCAGTGTTGATCATGGTGCGGGGGCCGAAAGGCGTGTAG
- a CDS encoding VOC family protein — protein sequence MPDNPPIIAGTRIGHVHLKVADLDRALGFYCGVLGFEVTQRLSSGAAFISAGGYHHHIGLNTWESKGGHPPPPGTTGLFHTAIVYPTRPALADALHRLIQAGIPLDGASDHGVSEALYLRDPDENGVELYWDRPKEQWPRKDDGSLAMFTRRLDLEDLLRQRVA from the coding sequence ATGCCCGACAACCCACCCATCATCGCCGGCACCCGGATCGGGCATGTTCATCTCAAGGTGGCCGATCTCGATCGCGCGCTGGGGTTCTACTGCGGCGTGCTCGGTTTCGAGGTGACGCAGCGGCTGAGCTCCGGCGCGGCGTTCATTTCGGCCGGCGGCTATCACCATCACATCGGGCTCAACACCTGGGAAAGCAAAGGCGGCCATCCGCCGCCGCCGGGAACCACGGGGCTGTTTCACACCGCGATCGTTTATCCGACGCGGCCCGCGCTGGCCGACGCGCTGCACCGGCTGATCCAGGCCGGCATTCCGCTCGACGGCGCCAGCGACCACGGCGTCAGCGAGGCGCTTTATCTGCGCGACCCCGACGAGAACGGCGTCGAGCTGTACTGGGACCGGCCGAAAGAGCAATGGCCACGCAAGGACGACGGATCGCTGGCGATGTTTACCCGCCGGCTCGATCTCGAGGATCTGCTGCGGCAGCGAGTAGCGTAG
- a CDS encoding carboxymuconolactone decarboxylase family protein, with product MRLKLLSPGEMNEDQKQTYDESIAGKRGAPPPPMMAWLNSPEMARHATRLGAVLRFDTIFPAKLSEIAILVTARHWTSHYEWYAHKRLALKGGLDPKIIDDIRDRRAPRFDDPTGQMIYDVSKSLHEGHGIAKTLYDEAVKVLTERGLVEIIGLCGYYTMVSMTLNTFEFDLPAGEISELA from the coding sequence ATGCGGCTGAAGTTGCTTTCGCCTGGCGAAATGAACGAGGACCAGAAACAAACCTACGACGAGTCGATCGCGGGCAAGCGCGGCGCTCCGCCGCCGCCGATGATGGCCTGGCTCAACAGCCCGGAGATGGCGCGCCACGCCACCCGCCTCGGCGCCGTGCTGCGCTTCGACACGATCTTTCCGGCCAAACTGTCGGAGATCGCCATTCTCGTCACCGCGCGGCACTGGACCTCGCACTATGAATGGTACGCCCACAAGCGGCTGGCGCTGAAAGGCGGATTAGATCCGAAGATCATCGACGACATCAGGGACCGCCGCGCGCCGCGCTTCGACGATCCGACGGGCCAGATGATCTACGATGTCTCAAAATCGCTGCATGAGGGCCACGGAATTGCGAAGACATTGTACGACGAGGCTGTGAAAGTGCTCACCGAGCGCGGACTGGTCGAGATCATCGGACTGTGCGGCTATTACACCATGGTGTCGATGACACTAAATACGTTCGAATTCGATCTGCCGGCCGGAGAGATTTCCGAGCTGGCGTGA